One Candidatus Peregrinibacteria bacterium DNA segment encodes these proteins:
- a CDS encoding UDP-N-acetylmuramoyl-L-alanyl-D-glutamate--2,6-diaminopimelate ligase, whose product MKDFFRKLVPPQHPLRLLYHKWKAVCAALFYRFPARNMVVIAVTGTKGKTTTCNMIHKIFSTAGKRTGLLTTVNFKVGDQEEVNLTKQSTMSPFDLNRKIREMADARCEVLVLEVTSHALIQNRIWGINVDTAVFTNLTQDHLDYHQTMEEYMKAKGRLFAKLNVSPRKPGMGKVSVVNMDEAAGPYFRDFPVDQVFEYGVVKGAYVARNLETRPDGTRFLYRIPNGEVNIDLHIPGRMNVYNALAAATVATAHRINLQSIQTALNAMTPVSGRIEVIQEGQPFTVVVDYAHTEDSLDQVLSMFRELTPGKLIVVFGATGDRDTTKRPKMGAVAHKYADGVILTDDDPFTEDHLRIAAMVREGIPREEGKGFWQILDRREAIRLGLGLARAGDTVVVAGKGAEEFQVVGKTKIPHDDRKIVREILSRPMDIEVPLN is encoded by the coding sequence ATGAAGGATTTTTTCCGCAAGCTTGTTCCGCCTCAGCATCCTTTGCGATTGCTCTATCATAAATGGAAGGCTGTTTGTGCGGCGCTTTTTTATCGTTTTCCTGCGCGAAATATGGTGGTGATTGCGGTCACAGGCACCAAGGGCAAGACCACCACGTGCAATATGATCCATAAGATTTTTTCAACTGCCGGCAAGCGCACGGGTTTGCTCACCACAGTGAATTTTAAAGTGGGAGATCAAGAGGAAGTGAACCTGACCAAGCAGAGCACCATGAGCCCTTTCGATTTGAATCGCAAAATCCGAGAAATGGCGGATGCGCGTTGTGAAGTTTTGGTCTTGGAAGTGACCAGCCATGCTCTGATTCAAAATCGCATTTGGGGCATCAATGTCGATACGGCGGTTTTCACCAATTTGACTCAAGATCATTTGGATTACCATCAAACGATGGAGGAATACATGAAGGCCAAAGGACGTCTTTTTGCCAAGCTCAATGTGTCTCCGCGCAAACCGGGCATGGGCAAAGTTTCTGTGGTGAATATGGATGAAGCTGCCGGGCCTTATTTTAGAGATTTTCCGGTGGATCAAGTCTTTGAATATGGAGTGGTAAAGGGGGCCTATGTGGCTCGCAATTTGGAAACTCGTCCGGATGGGACGCGCTTTTTGTATCGGATTCCAAATGGAGAAGTGAATATTGACTTGCACATTCCGGGACGTATGAACGTCTACAATGCTTTGGCGGCGGCGACGGTAGCGACGGCTCATCGTATCAACTTGCAAAGCATTCAAACGGCACTGAATGCCATGACGCCGGTTTCGGGTCGCATTGAAGTCATTCAAGAGGGGCAGCCGTTCACGGTGGTGGTGGATTATGCTCATACCGAGGATTCTCTCGATCAAGTGCTCAGCATGTTCCGTGAACTCACACCGGGAAAGCTCATTGTGGTTTTTGGGGCCACGGGTGACCGGGACACTACAAAGCGGCCTAAAATGGGGGCGGTGGCTCACAAGTATGCGGACGGGGTGATTTTAACCGATGACGATCCTTTTACAGAAGACCATTTGAGGATTGCTGCCATGGTGCGCGAGGGGATTCCTCGAGAAGAAGGCAAAGGGTTTTGGCAGATTTTAGATCGACGGGAGGCCATACGTCTTGGTTTGGGCCTGGCTCGGGCGGGGGATACGGTGGTGGTGGCCGGAAAGGGAGCCGAGGAGTTTCAAGTGGTGGGCAAAACCAAAATTCCGCATGATGATCGCAAAATTGTGCGTGAAATTTTAAGTCGTCCCATGGACATTGAGGTGCCTCTAAATTGA
- a CDS encoding riboflavin kinase: MQLIGEIVHGAGRGAAMGFPTLNVEGNFSGLEHGVYAVWVTLKKGRFKGAMSFGPQPTFKDAQVRVEVFLLDFEGEVYGEQATVEVVKKIRELQTFESVEALKLHIQKDVEKVRSVLDLF, encoded by the coding sequence ATGCAACTTATAGGTGAAATCGTACACGGGGCGGGGCGGGGGGCCGCTATGGGCTTTCCCACTTTGAATGTAGAAGGGAACTTTTCAGGTTTGGAACATGGAGTTTATGCGGTTTGGGTCACTTTGAAAAAAGGTCGTTTTAAAGGGGCCATGAGTTTTGGTCCGCAGCCGACTTTCAAAGACGCTCAGGTTCGAGTCGAGGTTTTTTTGCTCGATTTTGAGGGTGAGGTCTATGGTGAACAGGCCACGGTGGAGGTGGTGAAAAAAATCCGGGAATTGCAGACTTTTGAATCCGTGGAAGCTTTGAAGCTGCACATTCAAAAGGATGTGGAAAAAGTCAGGTCTGTTTTAGATTTGTTTTAG
- a CDS encoding O-antigen ligase family protein — MKKILPFLLGLNLFFLQSYLLRFSFGFYPSNLQEILILAAFFCLVVVKGPRAVLKGFFGERVLLIFVGLSLLSLLWLPLLDAVNALRFAKFVFFGTLLAVTFLQTYSTDEQRWKGLKILSYGALCFGLFSVLYNALGFNVMLDGRLAGPLDSAVYLAIYLIPALLFFAFELVEKPKRLRLWIPFLITGLLILATRSFGAMGGALGVLGLYGLRAAPLPFFKTFWFKGLVGVLGLIFLIFAFYVKILPTLQTDYSSLDERGQIWQTTAFLLEQPRHFFLGLGLGQFQMHYEQNVAEVLGSEPLDYVVLQPHNVFLLFWVNHGLLGLLFSVFLLGHCLWTLFTAKKSRGVRLFATYVLLYFLIHGLIDTPWFKNDLFFYLLLFSNLSFGASNVEAN; from the coding sequence ATGAAAAAAATACTTCCTTTTTTACTGGGGCTCAATTTGTTTTTTTTGCAGTCTTATTTGCTGCGTTTTTCTTTTGGATTCTACCCCAGCAATCTGCAAGAAATCTTGATCTTGGCTGCCTTTTTTTGCCTGGTGGTGGTGAAGGGACCCAGAGCTGTTTTAAAGGGTTTTTTTGGTGAAAGAGTTTTGCTGATTTTTGTAGGACTTTCTTTGTTGAGTTTATTGTGGCTGCCTTTGCTCGATGCGGTGAATGCTCTGCGTTTTGCCAAGTTTGTCTTTTTTGGAACGCTGCTTGCGGTCACGTTTTTGCAGACCTACAGCACTGACGAACAACGTTGGAAAGGGCTTAAAATTCTTTCGTATGGGGCGCTTTGTTTCGGACTTTTTTCTGTGCTTTACAACGCACTTGGTTTCAATGTGATGCTCGATGGGCGTTTGGCAGGTCCTTTGGATTCTGCTGTTTATTTGGCGATTTATTTGATTCCGGCGCTTTTGTTTTTTGCCTTTGAACTCGTGGAAAAACCAAAGCGTTTGCGGCTTTGGATTCCCTTTTTAATCACGGGGCTTTTGATTTTGGCCACTCGTTCTTTTGGTGCCATGGGGGGGGCTTTGGGTGTGCTTGGGCTTTATGGACTGAGGGCTGCTCCGCTGCCGTTTTTTAAGACTTTTTGGTTCAAAGGTTTGGTGGGGGTATTGGGACTGATTTTTTTGATTTTTGCCTTTTATGTGAAGATTTTACCCACACTTCAAACCGACTATTCCAGTTTGGATGAGCGCGGCCAAATTTGGCAGACCACGGCCTTTTTGCTCGAGCAGCCTCGGCATTTTTTCTTGGGCTTGGGCTTGGGTCAATTCCAAATGCATTACGAGCAAAATGTAGCGGAAGTTTTGGGGAGTGAACCTTTGGATTATGTCGTTTTGCAGCCGCACAATGTCTTTCTGCTTTTTTGGGTGAACCATGGGCTTTTGGGCCTGCTTTTTAGCGTGTTCCTTTTGGGGCATTGTTTGTGGACCCTGTTCACGGCTAAAAAAAGCCGAGGAGTGCGCCTTTTTGCGACTTATGTACTGCTCTACTTTCTTATTCACGGCCTCATCGACACGCCTTGGTTTAAAAACGATTTGTTTTTTTACCTGCTGCTTTTTTCAAACTTGAGTTTTGGGGCCTCTAATGTTGAGGCAAATTGA
- the holA gene encoding DNA polymerase III subunit delta, whose translation MPQSNFYFMAGEDTFSLLEEVDRWKSGFLEKYGDTDIEELDGETVAVETIAGAIQAMPFLSPKRLVILKNFLSGKKAEQANELIPVLEKLPDSTFLLMAELTEPDKRSSLFKHLTTAATQRLFLKPKGAQLNLWIRRHIEALHGQIDPGTADYLASWVGDELFRLHNEIEKLTLFAQGKPISPAMIDELVADQVQKSIFILTDLLAQKKHAEALATLKKLEQQGEEAGYLFAMVTRQFRLLLEMKALADQGQNAAAIARTMAVHPFVVQNTLRYAKNFTYEQLQTALSDLLTLDRRLKTGLISLKPREEDPFLLQLEKIILS comes from the coding sequence ATGCCCCAGTCCAACTTCTACTTCATGGCCGGTGAAGACACTTTTTCCCTACTGGAAGAAGTGGACCGTTGGAAATCCGGCTTTCTAGAAAAATACGGCGACACCGACATAGAAGAGCTGGACGGAGAAACCGTGGCCGTCGAGACCATTGCCGGTGCCATCCAAGCCATGCCTTTCCTCTCCCCCAAACGCTTGGTGATTTTAAAAAACTTCCTCAGTGGGAAAAAAGCGGAGCAGGCCAACGAGCTTATTCCTGTGCTCGAAAAATTGCCCGACTCCACCTTTCTGCTCATGGCAGAACTCACAGAACCGGACAAGCGCAGCAGCCTGTTCAAGCACCTCACCACCGCTGCCACCCAACGCCTCTTCCTCAAGCCCAAAGGGGCCCAACTCAATCTATGGATTCGCCGCCACATCGAAGCCCTGCATGGACAAATCGACCCCGGCACTGCCGACTACCTGGCGAGTTGGGTGGGCGACGAGCTCTTCCGCCTGCACAATGAAATCGAAAAGCTCACCCTTTTTGCCCAAGGAAAACCCATCAGCCCTGCCATGATCGACGAACTGGTGGCCGATCAAGTCCAAAAATCCATCTTCATCCTCACCGACCTGCTCGCTCAAAAAAAACATGCCGAGGCCCTGGCGACCCTCAAAAAACTGGAGCAACAAGGGGAAGAAGCCGGCTACCTCTTTGCCATGGTCACGCGCCAATTCCGTCTGTTGCTCGAAATGAAAGCTCTGGCCGACCAAGGTCAAAACGCAGCCGCTATTGCCCGCACCATGGCCGTGCACCCCTTTGTGGTGCAAAACACCCTGCGCTACGCCAAAAATTTCACCTACGAACAGCTCCAAACTGCCCTCTCCGATCTGCTCACTCTAGATCGCCGACTCAAAACGGGCCTCATCTCTCTAAAACCGAGAGAAGAAGACCCGTTCTTATTGCAACTCGAGAAGATCATTCTCAGCTAA
- the glnA gene encoding type I glutamate--ammonia ligase, with protein sequence MYAKFPHKNVTKEMVLKMAQENGVQFVDFQFVDVNGVLKAVTAPVHKLEELIDNDMWFDGSSISGFTAITESDMILRPDLNTFAVLPWTLNSEDVTARLICDVHLPDGTPYEGCPRQILKRQLAEAAKLGFEYNVGPELEFFLFKRDAEGNAVTLPHDSAGYFAQYDDLALELRRLMAFDLDALGIEIERMHHEVAPGQHEINFRYADAVRSADNAITLKLALKNRAAKLGLHATFMPKPIFGVNGSGMHVHQSLSFIEDGRNAFFDPKGTYGLSALAQSFIAGQLEHIRAMNAVMNPTVNSYKRLVVGYEAPVNAAWGQRNRSALIRIPRITPATAAKGSRFELRCPDPSSNPYLAFAVMLAAGLDGIKKGLVAPAPVEENIWELTAEQMREKGIKTVASNLKEAIEELAKDEVIRGALGADVFAKYYEAKCEEWESYRTSVSKWETDRYLEC encoded by the coding sequence ATGTACGCTAAGTTTCCTCATAAGAATGTGACTAAAGAAATGGTCCTGAAAATGGCTCAAGAAAATGGAGTGCAATTTGTGGACTTTCAATTTGTGGATGTGAATGGAGTGCTCAAGGCTGTGACGGCTCCAGTGCACAAACTCGAAGAACTCATCGATAACGACATGTGGTTCGATGGCTCTTCCATCAGTGGTTTTACCGCTATTACGGAATCGGACATGATCCTTCGTCCTGACCTCAATACTTTTGCGGTTTTGCCTTGGACGCTCAACAGTGAAGATGTGACGGCTCGTTTGATTTGTGACGTGCATTTGCCCGATGGAACGCCTTATGAGGGCTGCCCTCGTCAAATTTTGAAGCGCCAACTTGCAGAGGCGGCCAAGCTCGGGTTTGAGTACAATGTGGGTCCAGAGCTTGAATTCTTCCTTTTTAAGCGCGATGCAGAAGGAAATGCCGTGACTTTGCCTCACGATAGCGCGGGTTACTTCGCTCAATACGACGACTTGGCTCTGGAGCTGCGTCGTCTCATGGCTTTTGACCTGGATGCGCTGGGCATTGAAATTGAACGTATGCATCATGAAGTGGCTCCTGGCCAACATGAAATCAACTTTCGTTATGCAGATGCGGTGCGCAGTGCCGACAATGCCATCACTTTGAAATTGGCCCTTAAGAATAGGGCTGCTAAGCTTGGCCTCCACGCCACATTCATGCCCAAACCTATTTTTGGAGTGAATGGAAGCGGCATGCACGTGCATCAATCTCTCAGCTTTATTGAAGATGGACGCAATGCGTTTTTTGATCCTAAAGGCACTTATGGACTTTCGGCCTTGGCTCAAAGCTTCATTGCTGGGCAACTGGAACATATCCGTGCGATGAACGCCGTGATGAACCCTACGGTGAATTCGTACAAACGTCTGGTGGTGGGTTATGAGGCCCCTGTGAATGCGGCTTGGGGACAGCGAAATCGTAGTGCTTTGATTCGTATTCCTCGAATTACCCCTGCTACTGCGGCTAAGGGCTCTCGTTTTGAATTGCGTTGCCCCGATCCTTCCAGCAACCCCTACCTTGCCTTTGCCGTGATGTTGGCTGCAGGTCTGGATGGAATCAAGAAAGGCCTTGTGGCTCCGGCTCCGGTAGAAGAAAACATTTGGGAACTCACCGCTGAGCAGATGCGCGAAAAGGGCATTAAGACGGTGGCCTCCAACCTCAAGGAAGCGATTGAAGAATTGGCCAAAGACGAAGTGATTCGCGGGGCTTTGGGCGCGGATGTTTTTGCTAAGTACTACGAGGCCAAGTGTGAAGAATGGGAGTCGTATCGCACCTCCGTTTCCAAGTGGGAAACAGATCGATATTTGGAGTGCTAA